CAGGCAAAAAAGGATTGCAGAAAACTAGTAGTAATTCTAGAAATCTTGTCATTCTAGTGTATCATAATTAATATCTCAGCATAATATACTTTAAAAGACCAATATGTCTTTTGTAGCCTTGCAGTGTTCCCCCAAcccagcaattaaaaaaaatagtctctatttaaaaacaacatttcaatGTTATAATCCTTATTACTATGGTCTTTTGTAATTTCAGTGAAAAGAAAATATTTTCCTCTTATTCAGACCCACACCTGGCAAGGCGACGCACCCGCCCACATCAGAATGCAATACAAAACAATAGTCAAGACTTCTGATCAAAAATTACAACTGATGGAAAAACAGGAATGACACAATTACTCTGATAAAATTACCTCTGATAAAATGTAGTTCAAATTCATACGATGAAAAAATTGCAGTGTGGCGTAGAACTTTTTTCTGCATTCAACTTCAACTTAGGCCATTTATACCCATTTAAAACCCGTCAAATCCACAATGCATCGCTCAGGAAGCACAGCTCCAAATATAAGCACTAGATTCTCTTCTTACAAGGAGCTGTgtcttaaataaaaaataaatagatatttaaaaaaggaaggGAACAGTCCCTCTATAATTTTGAGTTaagttttttcttcatttttacaTTTTCTAAGAAAAATCTGACATAAGAAAAACATTTATGCCTTTTCAGATTTTTCTAAAACATGTTTTGCACTTATCAAGAAGATCAAACAGATATACagcagaagaaaaaaaagaagtctttaaAAACCATCTGTAACGGGAATTTTaaactcaataaataaataagataCCATTATCATGATGAAGCTGTGGTTACTACCGAGGCGTAGAACCCAAAGCAGAGGAAAGGTGAGATTAAAATATTTTAGCATGAAGTTCAATAAGGGACCTCTTGGTAAAAAGTTGGGGGAAGGGCGCCATTAGATGCTGATGAAGATTCTTCATGTCAGTTGGCTGCAAGTCCAGTGGTTTCAGAAGAGAGCCTGAGCACAGCATACaaaacaattgattgattgaatgatacttttattagtagattgcacagtacagtacatattccgtacaattgaacattaaatggtaacacccgaataagtttttcaacttgtttaaatcggggtccacgttaatcaattcatggtacaaatatatactatcaacataatacagtcatcacacaagttaatcatcatagtatgtacattgaattatttacattatttacaatccggggggtgggatgaggatctttggttgatatcagaacttcagtcatcaacaattgcatcaacagagaaatgtggacattgaaacagtgtaggtcttatttagtaggatacgtacagccagcagagaacatagtgagttcagatagcataagaacaagtatatacattagaagtacatttgagttgtttataatccggggagatgggatgtgaatggaggagggtattagtaaagtgttgaagtttcctggaggtgttgttttagagcggttttgaaggaatatagagatgcacttacttttatacctgttgggagtgcattccacattgatgtggcatagaaagagaatgagttaagacctttgttagatcagaatctgggtttaacgtggtttgtggagctccccctggtgttgtggttatggcggtcatttacgttaaggaagtaatttgacatgtagttcggtatcaaggaggtgtagcggattttatagactaggctcagtgcaagttgttttactctgtcctccaccctgagccagcccactttggagaagtgggttggattgaggtgtgatctggggtggaggtctaaaagtaaccggattagcttattctgggatgtttggagtctagatttgagggttttggaggtgctggggtgcaagcttaatcgaagaagggttgaatgagagttcccgctagaatcctcaaggtgcttttgttgaccagagaggagattctgtagaggaatctcgttctttggttgacctttttgatcaccttggttgccattttatcacaggaaagattagcctctagaatggaacctaggtaggtgatctcatcatTCCTGGtggtcacccacttttatagtgaagtcactgaccttcttaagtttgatatgggacccaaataggatggattccgttttacctaagtgtatggatagcttgttgtcagcgagccaggtgcaaatatcaATCTTTGCAATTGTTTCAGTATGGGGGCTGTGCTAAAATGAATAGTGTTTGTGGAGTTGGAGAAATGCTACTAAAACTGCAATTGCACTAAAGGAAGATATGGTTTTGTGTAGccaaatgttagtttccttaCAATGGCCGCCATCGCTGTACTGCTAAACTCTAAAAGTATTTGTCTATTTGGAGAAGTACCAAAGACCCAACTAGGCTGGGCATCTTGACATTGTTTGAAAAACTTACCGAGCATTGATAAGGTACTCCGCAAGGTTGATGCTAGCATGGGAACCAGTGATGGTGACCTGTCTGTCAGTAGAACCCTCCACAGGATTCGCAATCTTAATCTGGGCACCTGACATCTGGCGGATCTCGTTGATCTTTGCACCCTGACGGCCAATGATGCAACCGATGAGCTGAAAGaacacaaaaaaggtgagaacggAACGACACCTtctaaaaaatatgttaaaaacgCCGGGCTTACTTCGTTTGAAATGGTGAGCTCAAGAGAGCCAGTTTGTGCCGCTGCGTCCATCCCAGCtgcaggaattaaaaaaaaaaaaaaacatcagaatGATTAATGTCAATACAAATCAGTGACCGCCTTTTGTAGGAAGCCCATGTACCCTGGAAGCCCTGGTTGCTGTGTGCAATAGGGAAGGGGCTCTGCTGCATGGCCAGCTGGTGAAGTTTGGTGAGCTGTGGAGACAACAGGGGGGGAAGGACACACAGCAAACAAATACAAATCACAAGTGAGAACAATGCCAGAGCCTTTATAAAAGGCAAACATTGTCCTTACAGCGAAGTGTCAATGAGGAAAAAGGTATGAAATGGATATTTGGTCTGTAATGTTGACGCAGTTTGTGAAATAGATGGGTGTGCATGTGAGACAGAAGTGACTGGAAAGTATGATGAAGCAGGTGGTGTGGCATGGCATCCCGGGTCGGACTTGCAAATATATTAGATCACTTACAGAGGGCCCTTCACTTACATCAGGCTGAGGGATGGCGTGCTGCCCTTGGACAGCGTATGCCTGCAGGGAGAGAATAGCACTTAAGAGGTTGTGTCAGTGTCCCCCACAGTGTACTTCAATCATCCTGTCCATCAGTCCTCCGCCCTTGGGGTGCCCACAGAACAAAGTCAGGCATGCTACAAAATGGCAGATACAGTAGTTGAGCCTGGTTGCCAGAACTACAAACAGAGTGACTTTGTGTAACTGCAGAGGACCAACCAAACCCACTTTCATGCTTACCTGTCCACCTGCAAAAATTACAGGAGAGCCTGAGGGTTTGGGCCGGTATGGGATGGTCACTCCCTTTGGAGGAGACTGAAGAAAAACAAATAATGTCAAATACTAAACTACCGCTGTTAAGAAAGGTACTTTGACTTTACCTCAAGCATGACGACACAGATCTGCTTGACACACTCGATGATGGACTGTGGGGTGCCTGCAACAGTGATAGCACGCTCTGTTGAGTTGGGCAACATGTCCCCTGCTACTTGTACCTGAGCCCCTGCTGACTGTTGACACACAGAGAAACATATCAAAAAACAAACCAACACAAAGCAGAGTTTATTAAGATTTACAAAATGGAAGCCAACTCCAGCACGAAAATAACATCAgattgagttcagttcaaaagttgggagaaacttttttttttttgcagagtcCTAAAAACACCAGAGCTTTGTCttatagatcagtggtccccaacctttttgtatccgcggactggtcaacgcttaataatttgtcccgcggcccggtgggggggttgtctttttttttctttctttgtcatgaaaaagggacgtttttgtcatgaaaaagggacgtttttgtggttagtgtactaattgtaagtgcatattgtgttttttatgttgatttaatttaacaaaaaatatatatatttttttttaaataaaaatgaataaaaaattcttctgcggcccggtaccaatcggggacCACTGTTATAGATGATTTTTGACTAGATTTTGTGTAGTAGATcattgaccatccatccattttctaccgcttatttccttttggggtcgcggggggcgctggcgcctatctcagctacaatcgagcggaaggcagggtacaccctggacaagtctccacctcatcgcagggcgatccTTGACCAGTGTAAGTAAACCTATTGTCCTCTGCAACCTTCTGACCACTTGTGTTTTGTCGAACAGAGTTATTTCTTTCCCAAAATCTGTAAGAACTGAgagaaatagaccaaaaacaaatgttcacGACAGAGAACGCTGGCTCTCAGGGATATAAAAAAATTAAGAAGAATGAAGGAAAAAGTCGGGCCCCCGGTCCATAGTTTTCAAAAAGTGTGGCCCACAAGACAAGTAGTTGAATAGCTCTGCTGGACATAGCTGAAAATGTTGCTTTTCTACAGCACAGTACTGACCCGAGCCCAGCTATACTTGTCTTGGTTTGAAGTAGTCAAAATGGCACCACAGCAAACTGCAAATCATGCTGCATTGAACACATTAGCTGGAACGAGATATGTATTTCTTGTAATGAGATATGTATTTCTTGTAATCTACTTTACTTGGATGTTAGCCAATGTAAGGTTTTTTTTCACGTGTTAATGTGCCCACACCGTCGTGCGGGAAAACACAAAGAAACTGCATCCAACGCTGAGCCTGAACAAACACTGAGCagaaatgaacaaacaaaaaagctCACTGAATGGCAGGGCTAGCCCCAATGTTACACAGGTGGCTCTCCCGACAAGACTAAAACCATTCGCGTGCTCCTCCACTGGAAGCTGAGTCGTCACCGCAGCAAATCGAATCCCAAAATCTGCCATTAGCTAGCTGCTCGCCGACATATGTTGTACAActgtattttttcaaataatgcaGCGAAAAAGAAATCAGCTCGACCAATCAATCACCAGCGGTGGTAAATTAAATCGACTCaacactctaaaccaggggtcaccaacgcggtgcccgcgggcaccaggtagcccgtaaggaccagatgagtagcccgctggcctgttctaaaaatagctcaaatagcagcacttaccagtgagctgcctctattttttaaatgttctttatttactagcaagctggtctcgctttactcgacatttttaattctaagagagacaaaactcaaatagaatttgaaaatccaagaaaatattttaaagacttggtcttcatttgtttgaatacattttttttttctttttttcactttgcttcttataactttcagaaagacaattttagagaaaaaataccttaaagatgattttaggattttttaacacatacctttttacgttttaaattcctccctcttctttcttgacaatttaaatcaatttacaagtaaaacatttttttttattgtaaaaaataataaatacattttaatttaattcattttagcttctgttttttcgatgaagaatatttgtgaaatatttcttcaaacttgttataattaaaattcaaaaacaatattctggcaaatctagaaaatctgtagaatcaaattcaaatcttatttcaaagtcttttgaatttctttaaaaaaaatttgttctggaaaatccagaagaaataatgatttttctttgttagaaattatagcttggtccaatttgttatatattctaacaaagtacagattggaatttaattaaaacatgtcatcaaaaatatatatttattttgagaaatcattaggatgatcagtgtttccacaaggaTAAATATCAGTAATtattaataacagagttaaaagtaaattgagcaaattggctatttctggcaatttatttaagtctgtatcaaactggtagcccttcgcattaatcagtacccaagaagtagctcttggtttcaaaaaggttggtgacccctgctctagacataTGATCTGGTTGGGCAGACGGAAAAGCGTCCACAGGTGACTTTGTACCATCAGGTGAGTGGAAAAGGGACATAAATACAGAATGTGTCATCCCTCATCAGCATCacttgaaaagcaatttaaaaacTCCCAGGGTTCATCTGCATCATATGCAAAGCATTTGGAGGCAGCACTGTGATTGGCAGAAGATGGTTCCTCCCAAGAGACTGGCTATGAAGACGCACCTCTCTAATTTCCTTGATTTTGCATCCCCCTTTGCCGATGAGCGAGCCACACTGGCTGGCAGGCACGACGAGGCGCATGGTGACAGGCGGTTTGCTGGTGGCTGTACTGTTAGTCATTGATGTACTGATGTCCTGAAAAGAGCGATAAAGAGAGAAATTACAGgcaattgtttattttaaaattgcCATTTATCACGCCTCATTTATCTGTGTAGAGTGCAAAGTCAACCTCTTCCAATTTCTCGATGATCATAGAGAAAGCCTTGAAAATAGAGGTGGTGGGTCCTGCCAGGGTTATAATCCTCTCTGGACAGTTCCCCTCTGAGATGTTGATGCGAGCACCACTCTGCGCACAAACAAGAAAAATGGAAACTAATGCAGCAGAATCATAAGATGCATGAGTCAGAACCACGCAAATAGTCAGTTTCCTTGTGTCTTTAAATTTTACATCTC
The DNA window shown above is from Nerophis ophidion isolate RoL-2023_Sa linkage group LG06, RoL_Noph_v1.0, whole genome shotgun sequence and carries:
- the pcbp2 gene encoding poly(rC)-binding protein 2 isoform X2 codes for the protein MDPSMVEGGLNVTLTIRLLMHGKEVGSIIGKKGESVKKMREESGARINISEGNCPERIITLAGPTTSIFKAFSMIIEKLEEDISTSMTNSTATSKPPVTMRLVVPASQCGSLIGKGGCKIKEIRESAGAQVQVAGDMLPNSTERAITVAGTPQSIIECVKQICVVMLESPPKGVTIPYRPKPSGSPVIFAGGQAYAVQGQHAIPQPDLTKLHQLAMQQSPFPIAHSNQGFQAGMDAAAQTGSLELTISNELIGCIIGRQGAKINEIRQMSGAQIKIANPVEGSTDRQVTITGSHASINLAEYLINARLSSETTGLAAN
- the pcbp2 gene encoding poly(rC)-binding protein 2 isoform X1, translated to MDPSMVEGGLNVTLTIRLLMHGKEVGSIIGKKGESVKKMREESGARINISEGNCPERIITLAGPTTSIFKAFSMIIEKLEEDISTSMTNSTATSKPPVTMRLVVPASQCGSLIGKGGCKIKEIRESAGAQVQVAGDMLPNSTERAITVAGTPQSIIECVKQICVVMLESPPKGVTIPYRPKPSGSPVIFAGGQAYAVQGQHAIPQPDVSEGPSLTKLHQLAMQQSPFPIAHSNQGFQAGMDAAAQTGSLELTISNELIGCIIGRQGAKINEIRQMSGAQIKIANPVEGSTDRQVTITGSHASINLAEYLINARLSSETTGLAAN